The genomic segment GGGAGGCGATCCGGGTGCTCGCCACCGAGGGCCTGGTCGAGGTCGCGCCGCGGCGCGGCGCGGCGGTCGCGCGGCCCCGGCCGGCGCACGCGGAGGAACTGTTCGACATCCGGATGGCGCTGGAGGGGCTGGCCGCCCGGCTCGCCGCCCGGCGGCGGGACGGCGCGGCGCTCGCCCGGCTGCGCAGCGTGCTGGACGAGCAGCGGGACGCCGACCAGGTCGGGGCGGTCGCGGATCTGAACACGCGGTTCCACACCGAGGTGGCCGCCGCCTCCGGCAACGAGCACCTGCACCAGCTGGTGGGGCCGCTGTTGCGGCGGGCGCAGTGGGTGTTCCTGCAGACCGCGTACACCCGGGCGGGCGAGTCGCTGACCGAGCACGAGCGGATCTACGCGGCGATCGTGGCCGGCGACGAGGAGTCCGCGCAGGCGCTGGCGATCGCGCACGTGGCCGCCGCGCGCCGCTCCTATCTCGCGCACGCGGCCACGCACACCGACCCCACCCCCTGACCCACCCCACCCCGCGCTCCCCCGGCGCTCCCTCCGGCTTTGTTGATCATGGCGTTGTCCGCTGGCGCATGCGCTCTCGCCGAGACAACACCATGATCAACGAGGCCAGGTGTTGCTGTGGGTGATGCTGAAGTG from the Actinocatenispora thailandica genome contains:
- a CDS encoding GntR family transcriptional regulator, with amino-acid sequence MSEHTLGSSHVPLRDLVTDEIRQRILTGLLPPGERLVEDRLAEDLGVSRNPVREAIRVLATEGLVEVAPRRGAAVARPRPAHAEELFDIRMALEGLAARLAARRRDGAALARLRSVLDEQRDADQVGAVADLNTRFHTEVAAASGNEHLHQLVGPLLRRAQWVFLQTAYTRAGESLTEHERIYAAIVAGDEESAQALAIAHVAAARRSYLAHAATHTDPTP